DNA from Serinus canaria isolate serCan28SL12 chromosome 13, serCan2020, whole genome shotgun sequence:
GAGGAAGGAAAGACAGGTACATCCAGGCAATGCTCTTTATTTCCCCTGGTTCCACAGCGCAGACAGAACTGAGCAGCATCACAGAGACACAGGGGGGCTCTGACTAAGGCCACAGGactgcagctggctgtggcagcaTAGGGCTGGGTGGCCATGCCCCCATCTCTGGGCAAGCCTGGGGGCCCTGGGTCACCCCTCTGCCTCTGGCCAGGCAGTGGTGGTGgagtggcacagccaggaggggcTCTGGCAAGGATGGACTGTGGACTGCAAGGatctcctggctgctgttggGGGAACGTCTCCATTGCAGATTCTGTCTGGGAcctctggggacactgggctgctgggcagggggacCAGCCGTGCACAGCCAGGACTGGCAGATGGAGGCTCgaggctcctggcaggaatgACAGGCTGGGCACAAGCTGGGGACCTGCACACCAGGCTGAGGTGCTCACACCCAGGGGTGCTGCATTCTCCTGGCACcaagcagagctgtcctggcaggTTGAGCACCCACACCccagtggggatggggcagggggcagATGGGGAtttgctcctgcctgtccctcagcAGCCGCCCACGCAGGATCTCCGgccgggaggaggaggaaggcttTTTTGGCACcatctgctggctctgcctctggctGCCCGGGGCAGGAACTGTGTGCCCTGCTCCAAGCAGTGCTACTGTGGCAGGATCAGACCTCGCTCACGCAATGCAGACGTAACAACCTGCCcggggcacagcctggcagggccaTGCTCACCCTCCCCAGGAAGGGTGGACTTGCAAATCaacagcagggcagccctgttCCCACGGGGCCAGGACTGGAtctggctctgagctctgggcacATGTTCTCCTGaccctgcctgcccacagcaggagtTCAGGACTGGAGCCTGCCTTtcctccccacccagcctgtctatcctgcacaccctgcagTTGGAAGGGAGCTTTCCCCACCCAGAGAGCGAGCGGGGCTGTGTCAGCCCGACACAGGCAggatgtgctgggcagggcagaggcactgggcagggcagtgccaggcatgTTGCAAAGTGCTTTGCAACGAGGGTTCAAACTATGTACAAGAGTCCCTTGATGTGCACCGGGATGTGGCCCCACCGAGGGGcatggcagctgctcagccacTCACAGCGACACGACATGACAGCGTGGGACAGGACGTGGATGGATCTGCagtctgggcagtgtcagtggtgcagggcaggggctgtcaGGCCCCTCTTGAACCCTGGCAGGTCCTGGGGGTGCCACACGCCGGGTGTGGACGTGCAGCAGCACTCATTAGAGCTTGTGGTCCAACGAAGGCTGAGCCAGTGCAGGCTCTTCCTGAGGGCAGCTGCTTCCCTCAGAGCCAGCCTGAGGGGcactgggctgctgtgaccccTCACAGGCACTGTTGTCCTGCACGGGGAGCTGGAGGAAGTCGGGCAGGACCAGGTCCTCCTTAGAGAGCAGCCCACGCTGGTCGTTGGCCCGGCAGCTCTGGGCACGGTTcagcagctccaccagccctggggaaatGCAGATCATGCACCTGAGCCAGGCACTGGGGCTTTGTCCTAGCACCTCAGCTGCCCTCTCCACCTGATATGACCCTGAACGTGTCCCAGGCACAGCACCGGcaccttctccctgctccatgCCAGACCCCAAGACcccacagccattcccagcttCATGGGGCCCTGCAGGCATCCCCAGCACACCAGGGGCTCTGcatccctcagcctgtgctttgccccagcccctcagcagtCAGACATGCCGGGTCTCACCTTCCAGGTCGTACGTGCGGCGGTTGAGGTTCATGGCAGCTGAAGACTGTggcctggagaaggaggagggcaTCTCCCATTGtgtgtcaggctctgctcctgttgGGCTTCCCTCCTGCAATGAGCAGCCCAAGCCTCAGCCACAGGGCAAggaggcagcactgccctgggctgtgtccccatcaccttcccacagcctggctcctgccttgGCACCACTGCCCAGCCCCGTGGCAGGCGCTGGGGCCACAGCAGGGCCCAGCTTCCCTGTAGACCATGACAGCAGCTATGAGGCCATCTCTGACCAGGGCAGGTGGGCTTTATGCTCACCTcactccagagcagagagggggcAGCCGCAGCCTCAGCACTCCCCATCACTCGCACGTCTGCAAGGGAAGTGATGCTCAGTGCCCCATTccagcatcctgctcctggccaggcagggacaggatggACCCTGTCCCAGGGAGCGGGAGCCACGGCCAGCAGAAAACAGCCTGACCCTCTGAGTGCCCTTCAGGCTGATGTGGCTTGAGGGGACATGGCCTGGGAGGGAGGACACTTTACCTGCTGGTGTTTCCAAGACAAGTTTCTGAGCAGACACTGTGCTGACCAGCTTCTCCAAGTCCAGGGTGGCTGGCTCGCCTTGCTGCAACAGGAACAGCACTCAGCATCACACTCACTGTGACACGGGaaaggcagccaggctgaggacCCTCTTGGCCAGaccccctgggctggcacaggcaaCACCCACTGgtccctcccagcacacagtGGGATGTCACAGCCCATCCCCAAAACAGTGATTGTAGGagcccacagcctgccctggcacacagcgCTGCTCCCCACTacctgctcagagccagcagccctggcctgaGCCCCAAAGCAGGGCTCCCCCAAGCTCGGGGCTGGCCATGCCCGAGCCCGAGGCTCGCTCACCCTGCGCAGCAGCGCCTGCTCCATGCTCACGCCGTACTTGCCCAGCACGGGCTGCAGCGCCTCCCGGATGCGCTTGGTTGACTTGGCTGTGATGCGGATGGTCTTGTTGAGGGAGGAGatttccaggctgcagagggggagAAGAGGTGGttgcaggcaggggcagagccagggcactCGGGACTGCCTGGGGGATGGGGTTTGAGGCACTGTGCATGGCCAACAGCATCAGCCCCAAAGCTCCCACTCACTCAAAGCTTATCCTGTTCTCCAGCTTCACCTCCTGGTCTGCCAACACGGAGCACTCCTGGTCCAGCACCAACGCTTTCTGCAAGAGACAAACCATCAGGAGAGAGCCAGCAGAGTGGCACGTGGGATGGTTTGGCTGGCAGAAACCTTGTTCCCCCCTGCCTGCCCTACCTGCTCATTGCCCACCAGGAAGACCTTGATGTCGGGGAGGCTGAAGCCACGTTtctcacacagccctgccagcatgTCCCTGATGGAGTGGCCGGGCCGCACGGAGGCCAGCGAGGCCGTGCCGTCGGGCAGGTACACGCAGCAGTACTTCATGGGTttgcctggcagctctgcctcgCCACCCCCCAGGCTCTTCTGCTGTCCCTGAGGGAGGGATGTGGTAGGATGAGCCCAGGCAGTGGCAGCGTGGTGCCGTGGCACTTGTGTGGTGCCCACTCACCTCCGTGCAGGGGCTGGCGGCTGTGCTGGCCGAGGACAAGAAGCCCAGGTCCAGGCTGGCTGAGGAGTTGAGTGAGCCCTGGGACTCTCTCCACAGCATGGcgctcctgctgccttctcccccGTCTAGGACAGACAGAGGGACGGTGGTGGGGACGTGAACACCCCTGAGGGTGGCGTGgcccctctgtcctgctgagcagagcaccCACCTGCCCAGGACGGCTCCCGCCGCTCTCCCTTCCTGAAGGAGCGCTGGAGGCTGCGGTTGGCACCGCTGCCCGCCGTCTCCACACCCAGGGGCAGCGACTTGCCCAGCTTCAGCTTCGTCTTCTGGGGTGAATTGAGCAGCATCTcagcatggcaacacctgaagtttccccttccctttccccgGTGCCCtgactgctcagcctggggttgagcagcagggaagggaccCAGCACCACGGGGACATGTCCCCATTCCTGTTTCCCCCTCACTCACCTTGCTGAGGTCAGGAGgggggctgctgctgcgggAGTGGGGCCGTAGGTCAGGCAGGGGCTGGCCCTGGCTCTCTGCCCGCAGGCAGGCTTGGTAGAGGGGGGATTTCACAAAACGTGTGTAGCTGTCAAACTTCATCAGGTTGAAGATCTGGAAAGGGAGCATTTGTGTGCTTCAGACCTCTGCACACCTccaggctctgggcactgccccatggcacagccccacGGTGACAGCAGTGAAGCTGGGTGACATGTGGGGTGGTCCCACAGCCCCCCTCCTGTGGGTGgagctcaggtgctgccatacctggagctgctggatgcgAAACATgtctggggagggggtggcCAGCATGTCCTCCCCAATCCAGGCCTGCTTGTCAATGTTCACAGGGCTGACCGAGTGGCTGGAGAGGAACTCATCGTAGATCCGCCGTGCCTCCTGGGCCAGCTGAGGGAACAGGAGGCCAGGCTGGGACCAGCAACCCCCTCCTCTATACCACACCAGGGGAGCCCCCTGCTCACCCCACAGAGACACCTGAACCCTGAAGAACCAACCTGCCCCAGGACCAGCTCAGTACCTGGACTTCAGGACCAAGCTCTGGGCACAACACAGCAGTGTCTCCACAGAGGTACAACCTGAGGGAGGAACCATCCCCTGCAGCCAcctggctctgtccccatgATCCCTTGTCTAGCTCTGCCCTTGGTCTTGTTTGTCCCCCCAGAAACACTCTCCACCCTCTGGCAGGGAAAGCACATCCTGCTCTGTGGGGCAGGCAGTCCCAGCTGTGGCTTTTCAGATGCACATCACATCCATCTCCTTGCTCCTTCTGCAAGAGCCCCCAGCATGCTCAGCCCCCAGAAAAGGAGTCTGCAGTACCCTTGGATGTGCAGCTGGGCAGTTCTGCCCAcatccctcccagcagctgtgagcaaagctgcccagagctggtACCTGCTGTGTGTCACTGGCTGGGATCTGCTGGAAGCGCTCACATGCCTGCCAAAAGTAGACGTTTTCAGCACTGAACTCCTTCTTGAGGAACTCCTGTAGGGCAGAGAGatctgctgctctggtggcaCTGTGCCTGTGGGACAGTTGGTGTCCAAGAGTGGAtgggggcaggggctgagctctgggctgtgacACTCACAGTGAAGTAGGTGACAGCCACACGGTCCTGCAGCAGCGTCTCGAAGGATTCAGCCCAGCTGACCACAGAGCCCTGTGTGGATCCACACGTGGCTGGCCCTGGCAGGCTGTTCACACTGTGGTTGCTGCCACGGGCCCGGGAGGCATTTAACTCTGGGAGAGAAAAAGTGTCACTTCTGGCTGTCTCCCTGTCCCCTAATGTCACCCCCCAGTACCAGCAGCCCTCCACCTGCCCCATCTGGATCAGACCCGGTGAGTGCTGGGTAGGGAACATGAGGAGCATCACGGTGGCATTCTTGGAGGATTGAGCACCCGGATGACACAGCTGGCACTTCCTGGCATgacagctctccctgccagtgctggcagTTGTGCCCACCCTCGGTGTCACTGTGACTCCACCAGTGACTCATCTCCTGGGGTAGGACAGCCATGGGGAAGGAagccagccagcagggaaagcGGAGTggaaggggacacagagggCACACAGAGTGGAAGAAAGCTTGGAAGATGGGCAGAGGTGAGTGAACCCACTTTCTCTATTCCTCTGGCCAAGATGAGGGACAAACCCAGCACGTGGAGGGcagaaaaaatgtcatttccaGCTCCCAACC
Protein-coding regions in this window:
- the RGS14 gene encoding regulator of G-protein signaling 14 isoform X3; translation: MQGKGKLLVVHNGRMGPAVSDGELNASRARGSNHSVNSLPGPATCGSTQGSVVSWAESFETLLQDRVAVTYFTEFLKKEFSAENVYFWQACERFQQIPASDTQQLAQEARRIYDEFLSSHSVSPVNIDKQAWIGEDMLATPSPDMFRIQQLQIFNLMKFDSYTRFVKSPLYQACLRAESQGQPLPDLRPHSRSSSPPPDLSKKTKLKLGKSLPLGVETAGSGANRSLQRSFRKGERREPSWADGGEGSRSAMLWRESQGSLNSSASLDLGFLSSASTAASPCTEGQQKSLGGGEAELPGKPMKYCCVYLPDGTASLASVRPGHSIRDMLAGLCEKRGFSLPDIKVFLVGNEQKALVLDQECSVLADQEVKLENRISFDLEISSLNKTIRITAKSTKRIREALQPVLGKYGVSMEQALLRRQGEPATLDLEKLVSTVSAQKLVLETPADVRVMGSAEAAAAPSLLWSEEGSPTGAEPDTQWEMPSSFSRPQSSAAMNLNRRTYDLEGLVELLNRAQSCRANDQRGLLSKEDLVLPDFLQLPVQDNSACEGSQQPSAPQAGSEGSSCPQEEPALAQPSLDHKL
- the RGS14 gene encoding regulator of G-protein signaling 14 isoform X2 codes for the protein MLLMFPTQHSPGLIQMGQVEGCWYWGVTLGDRETARSDTFSLPELNASRARGSNHSVNSLPGPATCGSTQGSVVSWAESFETLLQDRVAVTYFTEFLKKEFSAENVYFWQACERFQQIPASDTQQLAQEARRIYDEFLSSHSVSPVNIDKQAWIGEDMLATPSPDMFRIQQLQIFNLMKFDSYTRFVKSPLYQACLRAESQGQPLPDLRPHSRSSSPPPDLSKTKLKLGKSLPLGVETAGSGANRSLQRSFRKGERREPSWADGGEGSRSAMLWRESQGSLNSSASLDLGFLSSASTAASPCTEGQQKSLGGGEAELPGKPMKYCCVYLPDGTASLASVRPGHSIRDMLAGLCEKRGFSLPDIKVFLVGNEQKALVLDQECSVLADQEVKLENRISFDLEISSLNKTIRITAKSTKRIREALQPVLGKYGVSMEQALLRRQGEPATLDLEKLVSTVSAQKLVLETPADVRVMGSAEAAAAPSLLWSEEGSPTGAEPDTQWEMPSSFSRPQSSAAMNLNRRTYDLEGLVELLNRAQSCRANDQRGLLSKEDLVLPDFLQLPVQDNSACEGSQQPSAPQAGSEGSSCPQEEPALAQPSLDHKL
- the RGS14 gene encoding regulator of G-protein signaling 14 isoform X1 translates to MLLMFPTQHSPGLIQMGQVEGCWYWGVTLGDRETARSDTFSLPELNASRARGSNHSVNSLPGPATCGSTQGSVVSWAESFETLLQDRVAVTYFTEFLKKEFSAENVYFWQACERFQQIPASDTQQLAQEARRIYDEFLSSHSVSPVNIDKQAWIGEDMLATPSPDMFRIQQLQIFNLMKFDSYTRFVKSPLYQACLRAESQGQPLPDLRPHSRSSSPPPDLSKKTKLKLGKSLPLGVETAGSGANRSLQRSFRKGERREPSWADGGEGSRSAMLWRESQGSLNSSASLDLGFLSSASTAASPCTEGQQKSLGGGEAELPGKPMKYCCVYLPDGTASLASVRPGHSIRDMLAGLCEKRGFSLPDIKVFLVGNEQKALVLDQECSVLADQEVKLENRISFDLEISSLNKTIRITAKSTKRIREALQPVLGKYGVSMEQALLRRQGEPATLDLEKLVSTVSAQKLVLETPADVRVMGSAEAAAAPSLLWSEEGSPTGAEPDTQWEMPSSFSRPQSSAAMNLNRRTYDLEGLVELLNRAQSCRANDQRGLLSKEDLVLPDFLQLPVQDNSACEGSQQPSAPQAGSEGSSCPQEEPALAQPSLDHKL
- the RGS14 gene encoding regulator of G-protein signaling 14 isoform X4, with the protein product MLLMFPTQHSPGLIQMGQVEGCWYWGVTLGDRETARSDTFSLPELNASRARGSNHSVNSLPGPATCGSTQGSVVSWAESFETLLQDRVAVTYFTEFLKKEFSAENVYFWQACERFQQIPASDTQQLAQEARRIYDEFLSSHSVSPVNIDKQAWIGEDMLATPSPDMFRIQQLQIFNLMKFDSYTRFVKSPLYQACLRAESQGQPLPDLRPHSRSSSPPPDLSKKTKLKLGKSLPLGVETAGSGANRSLQRSFRKGERREPSWADGGEGSRSAMLWRESQGSLNSSASLDLGFLSSASTAASPCTEGQQKSLGGGEAELPGKPMKYCCVYLPDGTASLASVRPGHSIRDMLAGLCEKRGFSLPDIKVFLVGNEQKALVLDQECSVLADQEVKLENRISFDLEISSLNKTIRITAKSTKRIREALQPVLGKYGVSMEQALLRRQGEPATLDLEKLVSTVSAQKLVLETPADVRVMGSAEAAAAPSLLWSEEGSPTGAEPDTQWEMPSSFSRPQSSAAMNLNRRTYDLEGA